In one Fodinicola acaciae genomic region, the following are encoded:
- a CDS encoding carboxylesterase/lipase family protein, with product MGEPLVRTAAGVVEGRWRSGMADFRGVSYAQPPVGALRFAAPVPPARWDGTRPAVEFGPLPPQSGPVQVDSAHEPDWLTLNIRTPDPGAAGLPVLVWIPGGGYITAIASDPTYDPLRLCAAGFVVVSLNYRVGVEGFALLDGAPANRGFLDQMAALAWVQDNIGRFGGDPAQVTVAGQSAGAGSIAALLTMTRARGLFRRAITHSVPGNHCTPALAEQVAAALADRLGTTPTSAALSAVDPWRLADELTALNAGLGADRDRWGQLAQLGMAVCPVVDGHVLSETPWSALTGGRVRGVELLAGHTRDEFRLFSVMAGRSGTFTEDEAQTALDLLAPPGGADAYRAAYPAATAGELLETVSSDALFRMPSLHLAEANAAAGGSSYLFELCLASPAAGGALGACHSLDVPLAFGTLDSPTGRQVFGDVASPEVVRVSQELHEAWVGFATTGDPGWPAFRSDQRLTRVLDTASHTTTYPEDASRRIWERHAPAPFDLAATRN from the coding sequence ATGGGTGAGCCTCTGGTGCGTACGGCCGCAGGCGTGGTCGAGGGACGGTGGCGGTCGGGGATGGCCGACTTTCGTGGCGTGTCGTACGCGCAGCCTCCGGTGGGGGCTCTGCGCTTCGCCGCACCAGTTCCACCGGCGCGCTGGGACGGGACCAGGCCTGCCGTCGAGTTCGGCCCGCTGCCACCGCAGTCTGGCCCGGTGCAGGTGGACTCGGCGCACGAGCCGGACTGGCTGACACTCAACATCCGCACGCCGGATCCCGGTGCGGCCGGGCTGCCGGTGCTGGTGTGGATCCCCGGCGGCGGCTACATCACGGCGATAGCCAGCGATCCGACGTATGACCCGCTTCGCTTGTGTGCGGCCGGATTCGTCGTGGTCAGCCTCAACTATCGAGTCGGTGTGGAGGGGTTCGCCCTGCTGGACGGTGCTCCGGCCAACCGCGGTTTTCTGGACCAGATGGCCGCGTTGGCCTGGGTCCAGGACAACATCGGGCGCTTCGGCGGAGACCCGGCCCAGGTCACCGTCGCCGGACAGTCCGCAGGAGCAGGATCGATCGCCGCGCTCCTTACGATGACACGGGCGCGCGGGCTGTTCCGGCGCGCGATCACCCACTCCGTGCCAGGAAATCACTGCACGCCGGCTCTTGCCGAACAGGTCGCGGCCGCGCTCGCGGACCGGCTCGGGACCACGCCCACTTCGGCGGCCCTGAGCGCCGTCGACCCGTGGCGCCTGGCCGACGAGCTCACCGCTCTCAACGCCGGCCTTGGCGCCGATCGCGACCGGTGGGGGCAGCTCGCGCAGTTGGGGATGGCGGTCTGTCCGGTCGTCGATGGCCACGTCCTGTCCGAAACGCCGTGGTCAGCGTTGACCGGCGGTCGCGTGCGCGGAGTCGAACTGCTTGCCGGCCACACGCGCGACGAGTTCCGGTTGTTCTCCGTCATGGCCGGCCGGAGTGGCACGTTCACCGAAGATGAGGCGCAGACCGCGCTCGACCTGCTCGCTCCGCCTGGCGGCGCCGACGCGTACCGCGCCGCGTATCCCGCGGCCACCGCAGGGGAACTGCTGGAGACGGTCTCATCCGACGCCTTGTTTCGAATGCCTTCGCTGCACCTCGCCGAGGCAAACGCGGCAGCCGGCGGCAGCTCGTATCTTTTCGAGCTGTGCCTGGCATCGCCGGCCGCCGGCGGAGCTCTCGGCGCCTGCCACAGCCTCGATGTGCCGCTCGCCTTCGGCACGCTGGACAGCCCGACCGGCCGGCAGGTGTTCGGCGACGTGGCCAGCCCGGAAGTCGTGCGGGTGTCACAGGAACTCCACGAGGCATGGGTCGGCTTCGCGACCACCGGTGACCCCGGATGGCCCGCGTTCCGCTCGGATCAGCGGCTCACGCGCGTACTGGACACCGCGTCACACACCACGACCTATCCGGAGGATGCGTCACGCCGGATCTGGGAACGCCACGCACCTGCGCCATTCGACCTCGCGGCGACCCGGAACTGA
- a CDS encoding polyprenyl synthetase family protein, with amino-acid sequence MTFATLVSDRIDRLAGELAQPARQVVQDLASRQGKGLRRTLLQACAGPVDQEAVVRAATVVELVHLASLLHDDVVDRAPVRRRRPAAYTVVGEELALLAGLAVFGLAAREAADLGDQVNEIFSSAMANLAHGELLDVERAFDVDFSPADYDELIRHKTGELFRLSCQLGGLAGGQPADQIAILAMFGLRLGAAFQILDDTLDFRLDNDKSAGTDHLLGLFGAPTLCALRADRSGRLAALLLDPHFDVDSLPGVRAMVDSLGGLRAATVMADAGHRAALDQLDRLSDPDLRDRLAEVVRLEWRGLT; translated from the coding sequence ATGACGTTCGCGACCCTGGTGTCGGACCGGATCGACCGGCTCGCCGGTGAGCTGGCCCAACCGGCCCGCCAGGTCGTCCAGGATTTGGCGAGCAGACAGGGAAAAGGGCTGCGGCGTACGCTGCTCCAGGCCTGCGCAGGTCCAGTCGACCAGGAGGCCGTCGTACGCGCCGCGACGGTGGTGGAGCTGGTGCATCTCGCGTCTCTGTTGCACGACGACGTGGTCGACCGCGCACCCGTCCGGCGGCGGCGTCCGGCCGCGTACACCGTTGTCGGCGAGGAGCTGGCGCTGCTCGCCGGGCTGGCGGTTTTCGGCCTGGCCGCACGCGAAGCGGCCGACCTCGGCGACCAGGTCAACGAGATTTTCAGCAGTGCGATGGCAAATCTCGCGCACGGTGAGTTGCTCGATGTCGAGCGTGCCTTCGACGTGGACTTCTCACCGGCCGACTACGACGAGCTGATCAGGCACAAGACCGGCGAGCTGTTCCGGCTCAGCTGCCAGCTCGGCGGTCTGGCCGGTGGCCAGCCGGCCGACCAGATCGCGATCCTGGCCATGTTCGGCCTCCGGCTCGGAGCGGCTTTCCAGATCCTCGACGACACCCTGGATTTTCGCCTGGACAATGACAAGTCGGCCGGCACCGACCACCTGCTCGGACTTTTCGGCGCGCCGACACTGTGCGCGCTGCGCGCGGATCGATCCGGCCGGTTGGCCGCGCTCCTGCTGGATCCGCACTTCGACGTCGACTCTCTTCCAGGCGTACGCGCAATGGTCGACTCGCTCGGCGGTCTGCGAGCGGCCACGGTGATGGCCGACGCCGGTCATCGGGCCGCGCTGGACCAACTCGACCGCCTCTCCGATCCGGACCTGCGCGACCGGTTGGCCGAGGTGGTGCGGCTGGAATGGCGCGGGCTGACGTGA
- a CDS encoding serine/threonine-protein kinase, translating to MRAGQMVADRYRLVEQLGAGGNGVVWRANDRRLRRDVALKRAGFGGDRQVELLRREGIVAAGFHHPNVVTLLDVLADGDELWLVMEYVPARSLAELLADDGTVDAQVAIAIGVQVARALEAVHAKGVVHRDIKPSNILVAADRTVKVTDFGVSRAVWSEPTLTGDALVVGTPGYLAPEVARGERVTAAADIFSLGATLYAAVEGSVPYVPADTPQEALRSVCEQDMRPTRRAGPLGDVLVQLLARDVAKRPDAARTRQLLEALQGIEPPVAPKPRRRRLALIGAAAAVAVATVAGGTAYALTRHPTQQATAVGDPHTADPCGLVQPAGLSRFGRTELRTAYGGFERCDVLVRPETADETDVEVAFAAPSGGMRPAGRLPVLRPPPDSDGCGRTILLADADVEIIAKQNAQQQRRDYCQLADAATSFALGKLATGVPRRTATYPRDSLFYLKACSLLNGSALARLPGVDAGDPDAGFAGWQCRWHSITDDVYLDVAFDRNLPLTSTDGKVSRMSGREVYVAATEDSCRARVAYREFRDERGERLVELVKVTLAGRLGSGERLCPLVTDLTRALVQQLPAS from the coding sequence GTGCGTGCTGGTCAGATGGTGGCCGACCGATATCGGTTGGTCGAGCAACTCGGCGCCGGTGGCAATGGCGTTGTGTGGCGAGCAAATGACCGGCGCCTGCGCCGTGACGTGGCCCTGAAACGCGCCGGATTCGGCGGCGACCGGCAGGTCGAGCTGTTGCGCCGCGAGGGGATTGTCGCGGCCGGGTTTCACCATCCGAACGTGGTGACGTTGCTGGACGTGCTGGCCGACGGCGACGAGCTGTGGCTGGTCATGGAGTACGTGCCGGCGCGCAGCCTCGCCGAGCTGCTGGCCGACGACGGGACCGTGGACGCGCAGGTCGCCATTGCGATCGGCGTACAGGTCGCGCGCGCGTTGGAAGCCGTGCACGCCAAAGGTGTTGTGCATCGAGACATCAAGCCGAGCAACATTCTGGTGGCGGCGGACCGTACGGTGAAGGTGACGGATTTCGGCGTCTCGCGAGCGGTGTGGAGCGAGCCGACGCTGACCGGTGACGCGCTCGTTGTCGGCACTCCTGGCTATCTGGCGCCGGAAGTGGCGCGCGGCGAACGGGTCACGGCGGCCGCGGATATCTTTTCGCTCGGCGCGACTTTGTACGCGGCGGTCGAGGGATCGGTGCCATACGTACCGGCCGACACCCCGCAGGAGGCCCTGCGATCGGTCTGCGAGCAGGACATGCGGCCCACGCGCCGCGCCGGACCGCTGGGTGACGTGCTCGTGCAACTGCTGGCGCGCGACGTGGCCAAGCGTCCGGACGCGGCCCGTACACGGCAACTTTTGGAGGCTCTGCAAGGCATCGAGCCGCCGGTCGCACCGAAGCCACGACGACGGCGGCTGGCACTGATCGGCGCCGCGGCCGCCGTCGCTGTGGCGACGGTGGCCGGCGGCACGGCGTACGCGCTCACCCGCCATCCCACGCAGCAGGCCACAGCCGTCGGCGATCCGCACACCGCTGATCCGTGCGGCCTGGTGCAGCCGGCGGGTCTGAGCCGCTTTGGCCGGACCGAGCTGCGGACGGCGTACGGCGGCTTCGAGCGGTGTGACGTGCTGGTCCGGCCGGAAACCGCCGACGAAACCGATGTCGAGGTGGCCTTCGCGGCGCCGAGCGGCGGGATGCGACCGGCCGGACGGTTGCCGGTGCTGCGTCCGCCGCCGGACAGCGATGGCTGCGGCCGTACGATCCTGCTCGCCGACGCCGACGTGGAGATCATCGCCAAGCAAAACGCTCAACAGCAGCGCCGCGACTATTGCCAGCTGGCCGATGCCGCGACCAGTTTCGCGCTCGGCAAGCTCGCGACCGGCGTGCCGCGCCGCACCGCGACGTATCCGCGAGACTCGCTCTTCTACCTGAAGGCGTGCTCATTGCTCAACGGGTCGGCCTTGGCGCGCCTGCCCGGCGTGGACGCGGGCGATCCAGACGCCGGTTTCGCCGGCTGGCAGTGCCGGTGGCACAGCATCACCGACGACGTCTACCTCGACGTGGCGTTCGACCGTAACCTGCCGCTGACCAGCACGGACGGCAAGGTGAGCCGGATGTCCGGCCGGGAGGTGTACGTCGCGGCCACGGAGGACTCCTGCCGAGCGCGCGTCGCCTACCGCGAGTTTCGCGACGAGCGCGGTGAGCGGCTGGTCGAGCTGGTGAAGGTGACGCTGGCCGGCAGGCTCGGCTCGGGTGAGCGGCTGTGTCCGCTGGTCACCGACCTGACCCGCGCGTTGGTCCAGCAGCTACCGGCCAGTTAG
- a CDS encoding proprotein convertase P-domain-containing protein, with protein MKRLRRAILICLSVVLIVVPAAARPAAADPAPPPCGPYLVVGVRGSGEGMDGWNGMAARVGAYAQAASILLPANTGYYSLPYPAAGINGDLPDFNWTNFVNSASNGGDDLYHLIRSRIAQCPQERIGLIGYSQGSMVIQLALSQLTATERNAVGSVLLLANPFSIGGSIYSTYVDLLTGQVVAPYGAGALLRLPVPADAQGRTTELCLYGDGICDAPAPLLDEPWESGSYPPISNLNQLVNILNNPIHGRYAETAGTLNLPNAFGAVFAAQLLKPVCQKANDSQLAIPDATAAGPGQPVSSTIDLPMCARAASSRTTVTVHVKHSFVGDLRIALHGPGGFSSVLKNPDESDGRVNLDVTYAVNASTIQAAGSWQLELTDVSRVDTGYLQSWSIAP; from the coding sequence ATGAAACGCCTGCGACGTGCCATCCTGATCTGCCTGTCCGTCGTGCTGATCGTCGTGCCAGCCGCCGCGCGGCCAGCCGCCGCCGATCCGGCTCCGCCGCCGTGCGGACCGTATCTGGTCGTCGGCGTGCGCGGCAGCGGCGAGGGCATGGACGGCTGGAACGGCATGGCCGCACGGGTCGGCGCGTACGCGCAGGCCGCGTCGATTCTCCTGCCGGCCAACACCGGCTACTATTCGCTCCCCTATCCGGCGGCCGGGATCAACGGTGACCTGCCGGACTTCAACTGGACCAACTTCGTCAACTCCGCCAGCAACGGCGGCGACGACCTCTATCACCTGATCCGCAGCAGAATCGCGCAGTGTCCACAGGAACGTATCGGTCTGATCGGCTATTCGCAGGGTTCGATGGTCATCCAGTTGGCGCTTTCGCAGCTGACCGCGACCGAGCGGAACGCGGTCGGATCGGTGCTGTTGCTGGCAAACCCGTTCAGCATCGGTGGGTCGATCTACAGCACCTACGTCGATCTGTTGACCGGTCAGGTCGTCGCACCGTACGGAGCCGGTGCGCTCCTGCGGCTGCCGGTGCCAGCCGACGCCCAGGGCCGCACGACCGAACTTTGCCTGTATGGCGACGGAATCTGCGACGCGCCGGCGCCGCTTCTGGACGAGCCGTGGGAAAGCGGCAGCTATCCGCCGATCAGCAACCTCAACCAGCTCGTCAACATCCTGAACAATCCCATCCACGGCCGCTATGCCGAGACCGCCGGCACCCTCAACCTGCCGAACGCGTTCGGCGCGGTTTTCGCCGCCCAGCTGCTCAAACCGGTGTGCCAGAAGGCCAACGACAGCCAACTGGCCATCCCGGACGCGACCGCCGCCGGTCCCGGTCAACCCGTGTCCAGCACGATCGACCTGCCAATGTGCGCCAGAGCCGCCTCCAGCCGTACGACCGTGACCGTACACGTCAAGCACAGTTTCGTCGGCGACCTGCGCATCGCGCTGCACGGACCCGGCGGATTTTCCAGTGTGCTCAAGAATCCCGACGAGAGCGACGGCCGCGTCAACCTGGACGTCACGTACGCCGTCAACGCCTCGACGATCCAGGCCGCCGGCAGCTGGCAGCTCGAACTCACCGACGTGTCGCGGGTCGACACCGGCTATCTGCAGAGCTGGTCAATCGCTCCTTGA
- a CDS encoding FAD-dependent oxidoreductase, giving the protein MTGRSVDVLVAGGGPAGSTAARTLSQRGLSVLLVDDGAPANYDVTISGAAFVMSGASTSAARRLDDLELVFGAQRRRTLSAPDLYAYDWRSFREQLLAAAIASGATKIDGRVDQRLRVRAAAGEVFAVDARHVVIATGAAHVCPPGIAVSQRMRGVDLGSGTALHFSTPAVTDTTGRMACARIVPGPDGMCTVTVTALHRPVDLFHATLAEIRDADPRFDSAEPIGPVVSAPVNASFSPDTCVHNGQLLVGGAAGLTNPFTGEGISYATQSGATAATCIADHPDDPIAAAAEYRRRTTAAYVGYFETARHTSRRYHLAWRALGATLHTDGTFFTKARRALILPEGLDRLSGRHRIAVPAADSLLVKAFLANCDAIQIAAVRTEWPFLARLFAASEGEQLRPAVPFLAATLCAGGPPPANAAAIAAGIELASLAMLAFIGAPADPRRPARGVDWACATRVLAGDFLIAVAAKLVAGAGGPRFSWSFAEWLTELIALRTRQLDRADDAAAVELFGSLFEFPCRIGAELAEVPSEAAKTLREYGYECGRAFLFAEDLAALRGKPNRLDTDLAGLLTDRISSFPDLLGNQHLTAAALAGDELRTAAGRAVETAMTKAYDRALDQLAGLPERPAGILRAFAATVRADLTERKR; this is encoded by the coding sequence GTGACCGGGCGATCGGTCGACGTCCTGGTTGCCGGCGGCGGACCGGCCGGCTCGACAGCCGCTCGTACGCTGAGCCAGCGTGGCCTGAGCGTCCTGCTCGTGGACGACGGAGCGCCGGCCAACTACGACGTGACGATCAGCGGCGCCGCATTTGTGATGTCTGGTGCGTCGACCTCGGCGGCGCGCCGCCTCGACGACCTCGAGCTGGTGTTTGGCGCGCAGCGCCGGCGAACGCTGTCCGCACCCGACCTCTACGCGTACGACTGGCGGTCGTTCCGTGAGCAGCTGCTGGCGGCCGCGATTGCCAGCGGTGCGACCAAAATCGACGGTCGCGTCGACCAGCGGTTGCGCGTACGCGCCGCGGCTGGCGAGGTTTTCGCCGTCGACGCACGTCATGTCGTGATCGCCACCGGCGCGGCTCACGTGTGTCCTCCTGGCATCGCGGTCAGCCAGCGGATGCGCGGCGTCGACCTCGGATCCGGCACGGCACTGCATTTCAGCACGCCGGCCGTCACCGACACCACCGGCCGGATGGCGTGTGCGCGGATTGTGCCCGGACCGGACGGCATGTGCACGGTGACAGTCACCGCATTGCACCGTCCGGTCGACCTTTTCCATGCCACGCTTGCCGAGATCCGCGACGCCGATCCGCGTTTCGACTCGGCGGAGCCAATCGGACCGGTCGTATCGGCACCGGTCAACGCGTCCTTCAGCCCGGACACCTGTGTCCACAATGGACAACTGCTGGTCGGCGGTGCCGCCGGCCTGACAAATCCGTTCACTGGCGAAGGCATCAGCTATGCCACACAAAGTGGCGCGACAGCGGCCACCTGCATCGCCGACCATCCCGACGATCCGATCGCGGCCGCCGCGGAATACCGGCGGCGGACGACGGCGGCGTACGTCGGATATTTCGAGACCGCACGGCACACCAGCCGCCGCTATCACCTGGCCTGGCGGGCGCTCGGTGCCACCCTGCACACCGATGGCACCTTCTTCACCAAAGCGCGTCGTGCGCTGATCCTGCCGGAAGGGCTCGACCGGTTGAGCGGCCGGCACCGGATTGCCGTTCCTGCCGCGGATTCGTTGCTGGTCAAGGCATTCCTCGCCAACTGCGACGCGATCCAGATCGCGGCTGTCCGGACCGAGTGGCCGTTTCTCGCGCGGCTTTTCGCCGCCAGCGAAGGCGAACAGCTGCGGCCGGCGGTGCCGTTCCTGGCCGCCACACTGTGCGCTGGCGGACCGCCGCCAGCCAACGCCGCCGCGATCGCGGCCGGCATCGAGCTCGCCAGCCTCGCCATGCTGGCCTTCATCGGCGCGCCGGCCGATCCGCGCCGGCCGGCGCGCGGCGTCGACTGGGCCTGCGCCACCAGAGTGCTTGCCGGCGACTTTCTCATCGCCGTCGCGGCAAAACTCGTCGCCGGCGCCGGCGGACCGCGGTTTTCGTGGTCGTTCGCGGAATGGTTGACAGAGCTGATCGCGCTGCGTACCAGGCAGCTGGATCGCGCGGACGACGCGGCTGCGGTCGAGCTTTTCGGTTCGCTCTTCGAGTTTCCGTGCCGGATCGGCGCCGAGCTCGCCGAGGTGCCATCGGAGGCCGCGAAGACACTGCGCGAGTACGGATACGAATGCGGCCGGGCCTTCCTGTTCGCCGAGGATCTGGCCGCGTTGCGGGGAAAGCCGAACCGGCTGGACACCGACCTCGCCGGTCTGCTCACCGACCGGATCTCCAGTTTTCCGGACCTGCTGGGCAACCAGCACCTCACCGCGGCCGCACTCGCCGGCGACGAACTCCGCACAGCTGCCGGCCGGGCCGTCGAGACAGCCATGACCAAGGCGTACGACCGTGCGCTCGACCAGCTCGCCGGGCTGCCGGAACGTCCGGCCGGCATCCTGCGAGCCTTCGCCGCCACGGTCCGCGCCGACCTGACCGAGCGAAAACGGTGA
- a CDS encoding peptidase M23 encodes MDNLTTGDGSSVGLYQQTASSYPNINRNDPVAATNAFLNEMIRVYPNNSWETAPIGDVCANVQRPAQQYRYRYALEAHDGTLIADAYWQGQVSTGHHLVVGSSADGRMEVFAGTGSGVWHAYQTAADGPWSDWENIGGPANAALAIAAVPDGRLELFALNSQAFWHTYQTAPSGSWASWESNFGGGGYDVAVGRNKSGRLEVVASNGGGVYHKYQNTDLSWSGWGSLTGPNGGGANGNAHLAAASSADGRIEIFAMNDQSFFHTYQTAADGGWANWESDFGGGGSYLAVGTNKSGRLEVAASNGGGIYHKYQNTDLSWSGWGSLVGPDGVGGNGNAKLATERSPDGRIELFAVNSQVFDHIYQTATDGNWSNWETNFGGGGSDVAVGHNKTGRLEVVASNGGGIYHKYQNTDLTWSSWSSLVGPNGTGAPGI; translated from the coding sequence ATGGACAACCTGACCACCGGAGACGGATCGAGCGTCGGCCTCTACCAGCAGACCGCGTCGTCCTATCCCAACATCAATCGCAACGACCCGGTCGCGGCGACGAACGCCTTTCTCAACGAGATGATACGTGTCTATCCCAACAACAGTTGGGAGACCGCTCCGATCGGGGACGTGTGCGCCAACGTCCAGCGGCCGGCGCAACAGTACAGATATCGCTACGCGCTCGAGGCGCACGATGGCACGTTGATCGCGGACGCATACTGGCAGGGCCAGGTGTCGACGGGTCACCATTTGGTGGTGGGGTCGTCGGCGGATGGTCGGATGGAGGTTTTTGCTGGTACGGGGTCGGGTGTGTGGCATGCGTATCAGACGGCTGCCGATGGTCCGTGGTCGGATTGGGAGAATATCGGTGGTCCGGCGAATGCGGCGTTGGCGATCGCCGCGGTGCCGGATGGCCGGTTGGAATTGTTTGCGTTGAACAGTCAGGCGTTCTGGCACACGTACCAGACGGCGCCGTCGGGGTCGTGGGCTTCGTGGGAGTCCAACTTTGGTGGTGGTGGCTATGACGTTGCTGTCGGTCGTAACAAGTCTGGTCGGCTGGAAGTGGTTGCCAGCAATGGTGGCGGTGTTTACCACAAGTACCAGAACACGGACTTGAGCTGGTCAGGCTGGGGATCGCTGACGGGTCCCAATGGGGGAGGCGCCAACGGTAATGCGCATTTGGCGGCGGCGAGTTCGGCTGATGGTCGTATTGAGATTTTCGCGATGAATGATCAGAGTTTCTTCCACACTTACCAGACCGCGGCCGATGGTGGTTGGGCGAACTGGGAGAGCGATTTCGGTGGTGGCGGGTCGTATTTGGCGGTTGGTACGAACAAGTCCGGTCGCCTGGAGGTCGCGGCCAGTAACGGCGGTGGTATCTACCACAAATACCAGAACACCGACTTGAGCTGGTCAGGTTGGGGATCGCTGGTCGGACCGGATGGGGTTGGTGGCAACGGAAACGCCAAGCTCGCCACCGAGCGGTCCCCGGACGGGCGTATCGAACTCTTCGCCGTGAACAGCCAGGTTTTCGATCACATCTACCAGACCGCCACCGACGGCAACTGGTCGAACTGGGAAACCAACTTCGGCGGAGGCGGCAGCGACGTAGCCGTCGGCCACAACAAAACCGGACGACTGGAAGTGGTCGCCAGCAACGGTGGCGGCATCTACCACAAATACCAGAACACCGACCTCACCTGGTCCAGCTGGTCCTCACTGGTCGGACCCAACGGCACCGGCGCACCCGGCATTTAG
- a CDS encoding CHAP domain-containing protein, which yields MTIATAVGLVAVTASSPAFATSQADIVNLANANLGGMACATNSLGGGGFYSSCTGNAGQPEYWCADFAKWVWANAGVADLGGLTPAARSFYTYGVARGILTGTPALGDAVVFSNNQGDTSSGGGGIHHVAIVTAVNANGTIETVSGDWGGESGSEAHFAGTSHVIHNTPAYGSGVGTYSSVMRMWIEGYIPAPGVTGLSDAGHHLVVGSSADGRMEVFAGTGSGVWHAYQTAADGPWSDWENIGGPANAALAIAAVPDGRLELFALNSQAFWHTYQTAPSGSWASWESNFGGGGYDVAVGRNKSGRLEVVASNGGGVYHKYQNTDLSWSGWGSLTGPNGGGANGNAHLAAASSADGRIEIFAMNDQSFFHTYQTAADGGWANWESDFGGGGSYLAVGTNKSGRLEVAASNGGGIYHKYQNTDLSWSGWGSLVGPDGVGGNGNAKLATERSPDGRIELFAVNSQVFDHIYQTATDGNWSNWETNFGGGGSDVAVGHNKTGRLEVVASNGGGIYHKYQNTDLTWSSWSSLVGPNGTGAPGI from the coding sequence GTGACGATCGCGACCGCGGTCGGGCTGGTCGCCGTAACAGCGTCGTCACCAGCGTTCGCAACCTCGCAGGCCGATATCGTGAACCTCGCCAACGCCAACCTTGGTGGCATGGCCTGCGCCACGAACAGCCTGGGTGGAGGCGGGTTTTACAGCAGTTGCACAGGAAATGCCGGCCAGCCCGAATACTGGTGTGCCGACTTCGCGAAATGGGTCTGGGCCAACGCCGGAGTCGCGGATCTCGGCGGACTGACGCCGGCCGCGCGTAGTTTCTACACCTACGGTGTGGCTCGTGGCATTCTGACCGGCACGCCGGCTCTTGGTGACGCGGTTGTCTTTTCCAACAACCAAGGCGACACCTCCTCCGGCGGTGGCGGCATCCACCACGTCGCGATCGTCACCGCGGTGAATGCCAACGGAACGATCGAGACGGTAAGCGGCGACTGGGGCGGCGAAAGCGGCAGCGAGGCGCATTTCGCCGGCACGTCGCACGTCATTCACAACACTCCCGCATACGGGTCAGGCGTCGGCACGTACTCGAGCGTGATGCGCATGTGGATCGAGGGTTACATCCCAGCGCCAGGTGTCACGGGGTTGAGCGACGCCGGTCACCATTTGGTGGTGGGGTCGTCGGCGGATGGTCGGATGGAGGTTTTTGCTGGTACGGGGTCGGGTGTGTGGCATGCGTATCAGACGGCTGCCGATGGTCCGTGGTCGGATTGGGAGAATATCGGTGGTCCGGCGAATGCGGCGTTGGCGATCGCCGCGGTGCCGGATGGCCGGTTGGAATTGTTTGCGTTGAACAGTCAGGCGTTCTGGCACACGTACCAGACGGCGCCGTCGGGGTCGTGGGCTTCGTGGGAGTCCAACTTTGGTGGTGGTGGCTATGACGTTGCTGTCGGTCGTAACAAGTCTGGTCGGCTGGAAGTGGTTGCCAGCAATGGTGGCGGTGTTTACCACAAGTACCAGAACACGGACTTGAGCTGGTCAGGCTGGGGATCGCTGACGGGTCCCAATGGGGGAGGCGCCAACGGTAATGCGCATTTGGCGGCGGCGAGTTCGGCTGATGGTCGTATTGAGATTTTCGCGATGAATGATCAGAGTTTCTTCCACACTTACCAGACCGCGGCCGATGGTGGTTGGGCGAACTGGGAGAGCGATTTCGGTGGTGGCGGGTCGTATTTGGCGGTTGGTACGAACAAGTCCGGTCGCCTGGAGGTCGCGGCCAGTAACGGCGGTGGTATCTACCACAAATACCAGAACACCGACTTGAGCTGGTCAGGTTGGGGATCGCTGGTCGGACCGGATGGGGTTGGTGGCAACGGAAACGCCAAGCTCGCCACCGAGCGGTCCCCGGACGGGCGTATCGAACTCTTCGCCGTGAACAGCCAGGTTTTCGATCACATCTACCAGACCGCCACCGACGGCAACTGGTCGAACTGGGAAACCAACTTCGGCGGAGGCGGCAGCGACGTAGCCGTCGGCCACAACAAAACCGGACGACTGGAAGTCGTTGCCAGCAACGGTGGCGGCATCTACCACAAATACCAGAACACCGACCTCACCTGGTCCAGCTGGTCCTCACTGGTCGGACCCAACGGCACCGGCGCACCCGGCATCTAA